Within Synergistaceae bacterium, the genomic segment TAATCCCTCTGTTATGATGTCATGGCTGGGAGCGGCTGCTTACACTCTGCAGATATATTTTGATTTTTCCGGTTATAGTGATATGGCCATAGGGCTGGGCTTAATGTTTGGATTTCATTTCAGCGAAAATTTTAATTACCCGTATATTTCAGGAAGCATAACAGAATTTTGGCACAGGTGGCATATTTCGTTGTCGACATGGTTTAGGGATTACGTTTATATACCCTTAGGAGGCAGCCGAGTCAATAAAGCGCGGCATATCTTGAATATTTTTACGGTCTGGCTCTTGACTGGAATTTGGCACGGAGCTAACTGGACATTTATTTTATGGGGATTAATATATTTTGCTGTATTAATTCTTGAGAAAGAGACGGCCATAATTAAGCGTCTAAAAATTTTCTCCCATGTATATACGCTTTTAATAGTGATTCTTGCGTGGGTTATATTCCGGTCTGAAAGTATCTCATCAGGATTAAATTATATTGCGTCAATGTTCGGCTTGAATTCAAATAAATTTTGCGACTCGGGCTTTCTTGTTTACGTAAAAGGCTCGTGGGTAGTCTTGCTTGCTGGATTAGCGGGGATATTTCCGTTTGTGAATAAATTTCGCAGGACTTGGCCGGAGTCTATATGGCTTGTGTTAGTGCTGATTGTCTCGATTTGCGAAATAGTAAGCTCAAGTTATAACCCGTTTATATATTTTAATTTCTAGTGAGTTAATCATCATGAAGG encodes:
- a CDS encoding MBOAT family protein, with the protein product MVFSSGVFLFVFLPVLLVIYYALKGRTARNYILLAASLLFYAWGEPVFIFIMLAAIFANYYLVLIMSSNSHKKFWLVCAILLDIILLGVFKYASFITQNIAALTGYNAIRVNIALPIGISFFTFQMMSYVFDVYYGKSSPQKNPLYVALYIAFFPQLIAGPIVRYNQIEAEITNRHENFDDFSEGVRRFIYGLGKKILLANFLAVIADNIFGYINNPSVMMSWLGAAAYTLQIYFDFSGYSDMAIGLGLMFGFHFSENFNYPYISGSITEFWHRWHISLSTWFRDYVYIPLGGSRVNKARHILNIFTVWLLTGIWHGANWTFILWGLIYFAVLILEKETAIIKRLKIFSHVYTLLIVILAWVIFRSESISSGLNYIASMFGLNSNKFCDSGFLVYVKGSWVVLLAGLAGIFPFVNKFRRTWPESIWLVLVLIVSICEIVSSSYNPFIYFNF